One genomic window of Medicago truncatula cultivar Jemalong A17 chromosome 1, MtrunA17r5.0-ANR, whole genome shotgun sequence includes the following:
- the LOC25484743 gene encoding transcription factor MYB87: MPSSSDTNKRLKKGTLWSKEEDEILKAYVEKHGTGNWKEVSKNTGLAHCGNSCRFRWYNTLRPDLRKGPFSKEEEEKFFELFSKFGEFKWSKMALEMPGRTDNDIKNFWNARKRKHQRHCLSPFPDNNMELVDGLNSSNGKRIRNSQENKFKIPEVIKFGNQILHTNLFDDSNMFFNNVGSTSTCNHTTSTLIDRDGVGTSTISIPNMGYPQNPQPMETQYQLSQSISPYKSGSLESMLYTQENWESLDTIRMHFETNLVDEKGKKQISSESDVEVNHDDIMNPELWDDMFSTLVNDDDNNLHDKLPYDVSDALDTCMAMQSDLPPLPLPMETQHQMSEINNWKKAIALEEGVDENQIIFFEDYLYGYLV, translated from the exons ATGCCTTCATCGTCCGATACTAATaaaaggttgaagaaaggaacaTTATGGTCAAAAGAAGAGGATGAAATATTAAAAGCATATGTTGAAAAACATGGAACCGGAAATTGGAAAGAGGTATCAAAGAACACGGGACTTGCACACTGTGGAAACAGTTGCCGTTTTAGATGGTATAATACTCTACGACCTGATTTAAGAAAGGGTCCATTtagcaaagaagaagaagaaaaattcttTGAGTTATTTTCTAAGTTTGGTGAGTTCAAATGGTCTAAGATGGCTCTCGAG ATGCCTGGAAGAACCGATAATGACATCAAGAACTTTTGGAAcgcaagaaaaagaaaacatcaaagaCATTGCTTGTCACCCTTCCCTGACAACAACATGGAACTGGTTGATGGTTTGAATAGTAGTAATGGAAAAAGAATAAGGAATTcacaagaaaacaaatttaagaTACCAGAAGTAATTAAATTTGGTAATCAAATTCTGCATACAAACTTATTTGATGATTCAAATATGTTCTTCAATAATGTGGGAAGTACTTCTACATGCAATCATACTACTTCTACATTGATTGATAG GGATGGCGTTGGAACTTCTACTATATCCATTCCAAATATGGGCTATCCTCAGAATCCACAACCTATGGAGACTCAATATCAGTTGTCACAATCAATTTCTCCATATAAAAGTGGTTCATTGGAGTCTATGTTATATACACAAGAGAATTGGGAAAGCTTGGATACTATTCGCATGCACTTTGAGACAAATTTGGTTGATGAGAAAGGGAAGAAGCAAATTTCTTCGGAGAGCGATGTTGAAGTAAACCATGACGACATAATGAATCCGGAACTTTGGGATGACATGTTCAGCACATTAGTGAATGACGATGACAATAACTTGCATGACAAGCTTCCATACGATGTTAGTGATGCCTTAGACACTTGCATGGCAATGCAGTCAGATCTGCCTCCACTCCCACTACCTATGGAGACTCAACATCAGATGTCAGAGATAAATAACTGGAAGAAGGCAATTGCTTTGGAGGAAGGTGTTGATGAAAACCAGATCATTTTCTTTGAGGATTACTTATACGGTTATTTGGTTTGA
- the LOC11416782 gene encoding protein S-acyltransferase 18, with product MRRHGWQRPLHPLQFVGMGIYSFLVVCFYTFLGLFLGNRTAEITLTSIFSFMAISVMFLFVRCTAIDPTDRTSFKKKKKKAKRNAIPKLNYGFIIGQIVVRFFRRVEKKLLRTFIQRKYLDPLKTSAQVEPLLPFPFVMKDDDDAVVPDLKEDDISFCTLCDFEVKKHSKHCRTCNRCVEGFDHHCRWLNNCIGKKNYTTFFLLMIFVLLMLIIEGGTAIAIFIRCFVDKRGIEKELHRKLFLEFPRGLLATICVFLLLLTAYSSAALGQLFFFHVLLIRKGMRTYDYILAMREENEAMELESFDDSDLSSDDSIDFDSPEKPTLMSRILCKGQSSPRLSIKIERDTEPSPLINTKRFHVSINPWKLVKLTREKALLAAEKARERLVRERPMREHSSLRPLPLETKCGPLTNADKNIGNEGSGSTPFIAKGELHVSPSRLSSPRRRFSAGTPSVFSSSTIASPQNKYRSSFDLKLAGVSRELETHISRQVLCSVISKDGNEPSPR from the exons ATGAGACGCCATGGTTGGCAACGTCCTCTTCATCCTTTACAG TTTGTAGGCATGGGAATTTATAGTTTCCTGGTGGTGTGTTTCTATACTTTCCTCGGACTTTTCCTCGGAAATCGAACTGCTGAGATAACACTCACCTCCATATTTTCCTTCATG GCAATCTCagttatgtttttgtttgtgaGGTGTACGGCAATTGATCCTACAGACAGAACCAgtttcaagaagaagaagaaaaaagccAAAAGGAATGCAATTCCTAAGCTTAACTATGGATTCATTATTGGTCAGATTGTGGTGAGGTTTTTCAGGAGGGTGGAAAAGAAATTGCTTAGGACTTTCATTCAGAGAAAGTACCTTGATCCGTTGAAGACGAGTGCACAAGTGGAGCCTCTTCTCCCATTTCCATTTGTTATGAAAGATGATGACGATGCTGTTGTCCCTGATCTTAAAGAGGACGACATCTCATTTTGCACACTTTGTGATTTTGAG GTGAAAAAGCATAGTAAGCACTGCAGAACTTGTAATCGTTGCGTTGAAGGGTTTGATCACCATTGTAGG TGGTTGAATAACTGTATCGGGAAAAAGAACTACACAACGTTCTTTCTTTTGATGATTTTCGTCCTGTTAATG CTTATCATTGAAGGAGGGACTGCAATTGCGATATTTATCAGGTGCTTTGTGGATAAGAGGGGAATAGAAAAGGAGCTTCACAGGAAGCTTTTTCTAGAGTTTCCAAGAGGACTTCTGGCCACCATATGT GTGTTTCTTCTATTATTGACAGCTTATAGTTCAGCTGCATTGGGGCAACTTTTCTTCTTTCACGTTCTCCTAATACGAAAG GGGATGAGGACCTATGACTATATTCTGGCAATGAGAGAAGAGAATGAAGCCATGGAATTGGAATCATTTGATGATTCTGACCTTTCATCAGATGACAGCATTGATTTTGACTCACCTGAAAAGCCAACACTAATGTCAAGGATTTTATGCAAAGGACAG AGCTCACCTAGGTTGTCTATCAAGATTGAACGGGATACCGAACCTTCCCCTTTGATCAACACAAAAAGGTTTCACGTAAGCATTAACCCTTGGAAACTCGTAAAGTTGACCAGAGAAAAAGCTCTACTTGCAGCTGAGAAAGCGAGGGAAAGGCTCGTGCGAGAAAGACCAATGAGGGAGCACAGTTCATTAAGACCTCTTCCATTGGAGACAAAATGCGGACCATTGACGAATGCGGATAAAAATATTGGCAATGAGGGATCTGGGTCAACACCTTTTATAGCAAAAGGAGAACTTCATGTATCACCATCAAGGCTTTCAAGTCCTAGAAGAAGATTTTCTGCAGGCACACCATCGGTATTCTCTAGCAGCACCATTGCATCTCCACAAAACAAATATAGAAGCAGTTTTGACTTGAAGTTAGCAGGTGTGTCTAGGGAGCTTGAAACACATATTTCCAGGCAGGTTCTATGTTCAGTTATCAGCAAAGATGGAAATGAACCATCCCCAAGATGA
- the LOC11412437 gene encoding uncharacterized protein yields the protein MASLLTSTFTYSPINNGSRSLRKSSNSSMRGCCVKAMKIEKSLEELYNVKVERKVSPEKLAQLEVSRWSVWKTGKSRLPWDWQVDQLVYIEEGEVRVVPEGSKRFMQFVAGDLIRYPKWFEADLWFNGPYQERYSFRAYGDDY from the coding sequence ATGGCAAGCTTGTTGACATCAACCTTCACCTATTCTCCTATCAACAATGGTTCAAGGAGTTTAAGAAAATCAAGTAACTCTTCTATGCGAGGGTGTTGCGTAAAAGCAATGAAGATAGAGAAATCCTTGGAAGAATTATACAATGTGAAGGTAGAAAGAAAGGTGTCACCTGAAAAACTAGCTCAGCTTGAAGTTTCAAGATGGTCAGTATGGAAGACCGGAAAATCCAGGTTGCCATGGGATTGGCAGGTAGACCAACTGGTGTACATAGAAGAAGGTGAAGTGAGAGTTGTTCCTGAAGGGAGCAAGCGTTTCATGCAATTTGTTGCCGGAGACTTAATCCGGTATCCGAAGTGGTTTGAGGCTGATCTTTGGTTCAATGGTCCGTATCAAGAACGTTATAGTTTCCGAGCATATGGTGATGATTATTGA